The Caulifigura coniformis genome includes a region encoding these proteins:
- a CDS encoding carboxypeptidase-like regulatory domain-containing protein has protein sequence MSMPPLRNSVIWLVMIVAASGCSNERTIEYASASGTVTLDGKPLQDGVVSFESSVTGFSAMSKLDGLGEFLIEKIPVGSYAVSISPPALPDPGEKPQPRPAHYGPLRPVPAKYLAAAASGLTAEVPAAGIDGLKFTLTK, from the coding sequence ATGTCCATGCCGCCTCTCCGAAACTCAGTGATCTGGCTGGTGATGATCGTCGCGGCCTCCGGCTGTTCGAACGAACGGACGATCGAGTACGCGAGCGCGTCAGGAACCGTCACCCTGGACGGCAAGCCTTTGCAGGACGGCGTCGTATCGTTCGAATCGTCCGTCACCGGCTTCTCCGCGATGTCGAAGCTGGATGGACTCGGAGAGTTCCTGATCGAAAAGATTCCAGTCGGAAGCTACGCCGTTTCGATCTCGCCTCCGGCCCTGCCGGACCCCGGCGAGAAGCCGCAGCCCAGGCCGGCCCACTATGGACCATTGCGGCCGGTTCCCGCGAAATACCTCGCGGCGGCTGCCAGCGGCCTGACGGCCGAAGTTCCTGCCGCGGGAATCGATGGCCTCAAGTTCACTCTGACGAAGTAG